One window of Cervus elaphus chromosome 6, mCerEla1.1, whole genome shotgun sequence genomic DNA carries:
- the FGFBP1 gene encoding fibroblast growth factor-binding protein 1 — translation MRTHSLTLLSLLLLAVPMLLAEAKKEGRNRHGSKANADEAHALGKPGKEPRSQPTKRPIKGKFVTPDHADCRWTVTEQEDGIALKVECTQQDNTFSCFFTGNPTSCLELHKNNAYWKQIGRNLRSQKVICGDAKSVLKTRVCRKKFPESNLKLVNSTLIRIKKPSQELMELSPMDKVEVITSPSPEKTQPMTTKDPQCLEEDLENQRKAALEYCGETWGSLCKFFLSMVQGSSC, via the coding sequence ATGAGGACCCACAGCCTCACCctgctctccctcctccttctggcTGTTCCGATGCTCTTGGCGGAGgccaaaaaggaaggaaggaatagacACGGCAGCAAAGCCAATGCAGATGAAGCGCATGCTCTGGGCAAGCCTGGGAAGGAGCCGAGGAGCCAGCCAACCAAGCGCCCGATCAAAGGCAAATTCGTCACCCCGGACCACGCTGACTGCAGATGGACGGTGACCGAGCAGGAGGACGGCATCGCCCTGAAGGTCGAATGCACCCAACAGGACAACacgttttcctgtttcttcactGGCAATCCAACCTCATGCCTAGAGTTGCACAAAAACAACGCCTATTGGAAACAAATTGGCCGGAACCTGCGTTCTCAGAAGGTCATCTGTGGTGATGCCAAGAGTGTCCTGAAGACCAGGGTGTGCAGAAAGAAGTTTCCAGAATCGAATCTCAAGCTGGTGAACTCTACTCTGATTAGGATCAAGAAACCCAGCCAGGAGTTAATGGAGCTCTCTCCCATGGACAAGGTTGAAGTGATTACCTCCCCCAGCCCAGAAAAGACCCAGCCCATGACCACCAAAGACCCTCAGTGTCTGGAGGAAGACTTGGAAAACCAAAGGAAGGCAGCCCTGGAGTACTGTGGGGAGACCTGGGGCTCTTTGTGCAAATTCTTCCTCTCCATGGTACAGGGCAGTTCATGCTAA